The proteins below are encoded in one region of Paenibacillus albus:
- a CDS encoding Na+/H+ antiporter, which translates to MELFHAVLLMLLMIGFSHVISRFIPAIPSPLILIALGAVVALLPSGVHLEMEPELFFILFIAPLLYNDGKHTPRRELWRLRAPILLLAVGLVFVTVLVAGYAIHWLIPTIPLPAAFGLAAILSPTDAVAVGALAKRIHMPETLLRLLEGESLMNDASGLVAFNFAIAATVTGVFSMTHAIFSFLVIAIGGLLVGSIVALLIVWFGVMLRRGGLEDVTLHMLIQILTPFLLYLIAEEIGVSGILAAVAGGLVHAIERDRVDSSMLRLNIVSNNTWSVLLYVLNGLVFLLLGLQIPHVTSVVLRNASINNTQVFIYAALIFLLLVVLRFVWTFIFTRNQRMFGVEQKQGQEMPDYKMLLLTSLGGVRGAVTLAGAFSIPYVLRSGEAFPERDMMIFIAAIVILISLVVSSALLPLLAKRKEAPAEQNWLEQQARIRVLQAAIEVLKTEQKPENEAAAISVMTDYQKWVQEESYLSNTYDSGQPRCRDTELELRLTAIAAERRCIEKMVANGSADAEHAAKVTELLDQMELVLTKRSRIGRVIIKMFMKKLFIRDRKKIMNHYEAREAMKGLKICMCQSAIAELGEQKRPEIETETNYVISQYKQMLGRLSLLQGSRASEDLEQNDMKKEMYWVAIQAERDMVQTLYESGEITRELASGLRGTIRDRETAISEIM; encoded by the coding sequence TTGGAATTATTTCATGCGGTCTTACTCATGCTGCTCATGATCGGGTTCTCCCATGTCATCAGCCGGTTTATTCCAGCAATCCCTTCACCTCTGATTCTAATCGCGCTTGGGGCGGTCGTTGCGCTGCTGCCCTCGGGCGTTCATCTGGAGATGGAGCCGGAGCTCTTCTTTATTCTATTTATCGCGCCACTGCTCTATAATGATGGCAAGCATACGCCTCGCAGAGAGCTGTGGCGGCTGCGCGCGCCGATTCTGCTTCTTGCGGTCGGGCTTGTGTTTGTGACGGTGCTTGTCGCAGGCTACGCGATTCACTGGCTCATCCCAACGATTCCGCTTCCTGCGGCGTTCGGGCTTGCGGCTATTCTGTCGCCGACTGACGCTGTCGCTGTAGGCGCGTTAGCGAAGCGAATCCATATGCCGGAGACGCTGCTTCGATTGCTCGAAGGCGAGTCGCTCATGAACGACGCTTCGGGACTTGTCGCGTTCAACTTTGCGATTGCCGCAACGGTAACAGGCGTTTTCTCCATGACGCATGCCATCTTTAGCTTCCTCGTCATTGCCATTGGAGGCTTGCTGGTAGGATCCATTGTCGCGCTGCTCATCGTATGGTTTGGCGTCATGCTGCGAAGAGGCGGACTTGAAGACGTTACCCTACATATGCTGATTCAGATTTTGACGCCTTTCCTGCTCTATCTGATCGCAGAGGAGATCGGTGTCTCCGGCATCCTGGCAGCGGTGGCAGGCGGACTCGTTCATGCAATTGAAAGGGACCGGGTCGATTCCTCCATGCTTCGTCTGAACATCGTCTCGAATAATACGTGGTCGGTGCTTCTATATGTGCTGAATGGGCTCGTCTTCCTCTTGCTTGGCTTGCAAATTCCGCATGTGACAAGCGTAGTGCTTCGCAATGCATCAATCAACAATACACAAGTGTTCATATACGCAGCTCTGATCTTCCTACTGCTCGTCGTGCTGCGTTTCGTCTGGACTTTTATATTCACACGCAATCAGCGGATGTTCGGAGTCGAGCAGAAGCAAGGGCAGGAAATGCCGGATTACAAAATGCTGCTGCTTACATCGCTTGGCGGTGTCCGCGGCGCCGTGACGTTGGCCGGTGCTTTCTCGATTCCATATGTGCTTCGAAGCGGGGAGGCATTCCCGGAGCGTGACATGATGATTTTCATAGCAGCCATTGTGATCTTGATTTCTTTGGTCGTTTCAAGTGCATTGCTGCCACTGCTTGCGAAGAGGAAGGAAGCGCCGGCCGAGCAGAATTGGCTCGAGCAGCAAGCTCGGATACGCGTGCTTCAAGCAGCTATAGAAGTGCTGAAGACAGAGCAGAAACCAGAGAATGAAGCAGCAGCAATCTCCGTCATGACCGATTACCAGAAGTGGGTGCAAGAAGAATCGTATCTCTCGAATACGTACGACTCGGGACAGCCAAGGTGCCGAGATACAGAATTAGAGCTGCGCTTAACGGCAATTGCAGCGGAACGAAGATGTATCGAGAAGATGGTCGCGAACGGCAGCGCCGACGCGGAGCATGCGGCAAAGGTCACGGAGCTGCTCGATCAGATGGAGCTTGTGCTAACGAAGCGTTCTCGCATCGGGCGAGTGATTATTAAGATGTTTATGAAGAAGCTGTTCATCCGGGATCGTAAGAAAATCATGAATCATTATGAGGCCCGGGAAGCGATGAAAGGGCTCAAAATCTGTATGTGCCAATCGGCGATAGCCGAGTTAGGCGAGCAGAAACGACCAGAGATCGAGACGGAAACCAACTATGTCATTTCGCAATACAAGCAGATGCTCGGACGGTTGTCTCTATTGCAGGGATCTCGTGCTTCTGAGGATTTGGAGCAGAACGATATGAAGAAAGAGATGTACTGGGTAGCCATTCAAGCGGAGCGTGATATGGTCCAAACGTTGTATGAAAGCGGAGAGATTACCCGTGAGCTCGCCAGTGGTCTGAGAGGGACGATTCGCGATCGTGAAACGGCGATATCCGAAATTATGTAG
- a CDS encoding MATE family efflux transporter has protein sequence MEPIALSKNESVTANRKGYLFTNRDLLRLFLPLTVEQGLEFLVGIISSVMVAFVGEAAVSGVSLVESVMALLISLFAALATGGAVIAGQYIGSKQVREARDSAQQMFWFVSVISVVIMLVVYALKSFILYTLFGQISDEVRHHADTYIMIVSLSIPFLAIYNAGAAIFRTTGNAVISMKVAMLMNVINVAGSALLLYGFHMGTEGVAIPTLVSRIVAAAIIIVVVINPDYMLHMKKSLKHKFDWKLIKQILRIGIPFGLENSLFFIGRIIVLSLVSSFGTAAITANAIGGSLAIFQVLPGVAINLGMTAIIARCVGAGDYAQAKYYTRKIMAIVYASQLVFISLIIALLPLIMKVYGLSEETAALTHEIALWHGIIAIILWPFAYTLPVTFRASGDAKYPMAIGILTMFLCRVVLAYLLGVHFHMGVFGTWIAMFADWFVRLVCFTYRYVSGKWMRYRVI, from the coding sequence ATGGAACCTATCGCACTAAGCAAGAATGAGAGTGTAACTGCAAACCGTAAAGGTTACTTATTCACAAACAGGGATTTGCTGAGGCTGTTTCTGCCACTGACCGTAGAACAGGGCCTGGAATTTCTAGTCGGCATCATCTCATCGGTCATGGTCGCCTTCGTGGGAGAGGCGGCTGTGTCCGGTGTATCCCTTGTAGAATCGGTTATGGCGCTTTTGATTAGTTTATTTGCTGCGCTGGCAACAGGCGGAGCGGTCATTGCCGGACAATATATCGGATCGAAACAGGTGAGAGAAGCCCGCGATTCCGCTCAGCAAATGTTCTGGTTCGTTAGCGTAATCTCTGTCGTCATTATGCTAGTTGTCTATGCACTCAAATCTTTCATTCTGTATACCTTGTTTGGGCAAATATCCGATGAAGTGCGGCATCATGCCGATACGTATATTATGATTGTTTCGCTGTCTATTCCTTTTCTAGCAATCTATAATGCGGGGGCTGCGATTTTTCGTACTACAGGTAATGCAGTCATCTCAATGAAAGTCGCGATGCTCATGAATGTGATCAATGTGGCGGGAAGTGCTTTGTTGCTGTATGGGTTTCATATGGGGACAGAAGGAGTAGCTATCCCGACGCTGGTATCCCGAATTGTAGCAGCTGCTATCATTATCGTTGTTGTCATTAATCCGGATTATATGTTGCATATGAAAAAAAGCTTGAAGCACAAGTTCGACTGGAAGCTGATTAAGCAAATTCTGCGTATCGGCATTCCGTTCGGGCTTGAGAACAGCCTGTTCTTTATCGGTCGGATCATCGTGCTGAGCCTCGTATCTTCTTTCGGTACGGCAGCGATAACGGCTAATGCCATCGGCGGATCACTTGCTATATTTCAAGTATTACCTGGCGTTGCAATCAATCTAGGAATGACAGCTATTATTGCTAGATGTGTCGGAGCTGGCGATTACGCGCAAGCGAAGTATTACACAAGGAAGATTATGGCGATTGTGTATGCCTCCCAACTGGTGTTTATTTCACTTATCATCGCGCTGCTGCCGCTCATTATGAAGGTGTATGGGCTCTCGGAAGAGACTGCGGCTTTGACCCACGAGATTGCGTTGTGGCATGGGATAATCGCGATTATTCTTTGGCCGTTTGCGTATACGCTGCCCGTTACGTTCAGAGCGTCGGGAGATGCGAAGTATCCAATGGCAATTGGCATATTAACGATGTTTCTGTGCCGAGTCGTGCTGGCATACTTGCTGGGCGTGCACTTCCATATGGGCGTATTTGGTACATGGATTGCGATGTTCGCGGACTGGTTCGTCAGACTCGTCTGTTTCACGTATCGGTATGTGAGCGGAAAATGGATGCGGTACCGGGTTATCTGA
- a CDS encoding ABC transporter substrate-binding protein produces MKKLVLTGCIGIGALMLAGCQSTDNGQMDNTSANAGANVSANTSTNAATEPETIVDGRGKEVVFKNGYAKNFVLFPHEGREIYSITQSIDPFKGMRKEDQESNIAGGAVAKYHPEILKVNNNIMQADGSAPNVEEILKLSPDVVYQWTSRGDAGIKPLEDAGINVVAVNWGKYQDDIDRYALYGKALGLQDRVDAVFAHQDEAKQAILKVTDSLTKDERQNHVFVSDVHDNQINVWGTELPHTAVDKVENAALTLGKITDIDADINAETLLKWDPDMIVIGEWAHDITPDYFYKHPVLKNLTAVKEKRVYKSPKVSLLDNQGINWYFYSVLAYPDKFKGFDMRKQIRDDYKFLYNIDITDADIDQTLNVEENKNSKNFDLFMQ; encoded by the coding sequence ATGAAGAAATTGGTATTGACTGGTTGTATAGGGATTGGAGCATTAATGTTGGCAGGCTGTCAGAGCACGGATAATGGTCAGATGGATAATACAAGCGCTAACGCTGGCGCAAATGTTAGTGCAAATACAAGCACAAATGCTGCCACTGAACCTGAAACGATCGTGGACGGCAGAGGCAAAGAGGTTGTTTTTAAGAATGGATATGCCAAGAACTTCGTCCTGTTCCCGCACGAGGGAAGAGAAATATATTCAATCACGCAATCCATTGATCCTTTCAAAGGCATGCGTAAAGAAGATCAAGAATCGAATATAGCAGGCGGCGCCGTTGCAAAATATCATCCGGAAATATTAAAGGTGAACAATAACATCATGCAAGCTGACGGTAGTGCACCTAACGTTGAGGAAATTTTGAAGCTGTCTCCTGATGTTGTTTATCAATGGACTTCCCGTGGTGACGCTGGAATTAAACCGCTGGAGGATGCAGGCATTAATGTTGTGGCCGTTAATTGGGGTAAATATCAGGATGACATCGACAGATATGCGTTATATGGCAAAGCCTTGGGGTTGCAAGATCGAGTAGATGCTGTTTTTGCACATCAAGATGAAGCCAAACAAGCCATTCTTAAAGTGACGGATAGTTTAACAAAAGATGAGCGACAGAATCATGTTTTTGTGAGTGACGTTCATGATAATCAAATAAACGTATGGGGTACAGAGCTTCCACACACTGCGGTAGATAAGGTGGAAAACGCTGCACTTACCCTGGGTAAAATAACCGATATCGATGCCGATATCAATGCAGAAACTTTGCTCAAATGGGATCCTGATATGATCGTGATTGGCGAATGGGCTCATGATATCACACCGGACTATTTCTATAAGCATCCTGTTCTTAAAAATTTAACTGCGGTTAAAGAAAAAAGAGTGTACAAGAGCCCGAAAGTTTCGTTACTTGATAACCAAGGAATTAACTGGTATTTCTACTCGGTACTAGCATATCCAGACAAATTCAAGGGATTTGATATGCGTAAACAGATTCGTGATGACTATAAGTTTTTGTACAATATCGATATAACCGATGCCGATATCGACCAAACCTTGAATGTTGAGGAAAACAAAAATAGCAAAAACTTCGATTTGTTCATGCAATAA
- a CDS encoding FecCD family ABC transporter permease, protein MILERRNLHKKFYLISLVSLFVLVVAAICIGRYTIAPLDVLHTLINPGSIDDKTIPVVIQEVRIPRVVLAVVIGAGIAVAGASLQAIFGNPLVSEEILGVSSGASFGAALGIVTIGTTLGIQAFAVLFGFGAMYLTYIIAKRRGRVTVLMLVLAGIITSSVFGSGVSLLKYFADPRNELPAITFWLMGSLASASKETILRTLPSILISLFFLHKYRWQLNLLSLDEDEAISLGVNVKKMRVIIIFFTTVIVAAAVSIAGVISFVGLIVPHFTRMIVGTDNKHLVPATMIMGAIFMLITDTLARSLTSSEIPLSILSSLLGVPFFIYLLRRTGGVLDD, encoded by the coding sequence ATGATTCTCGAAAGACGCAATTTACATAAGAAGTTTTATCTCATATCTTTAGTTTCATTATTCGTCCTCGTGGTGGCTGCGATTTGTATCGGAAGATACACAATCGCTCCACTAGATGTTTTGCATACACTGATAAACCCTGGCTCGATTGATGACAAGACGATTCCAGTAGTCATACAGGAAGTTAGAATTCCGCGTGTGGTATTAGCAGTGGTTATAGGAGCAGGAATAGCAGTGGCAGGGGCATCCTTGCAGGCGATCTTCGGCAACCCGCTTGTAAGTGAGGAGATTTTGGGCGTGTCATCCGGTGCAAGCTTTGGTGCAGCGCTCGGAATTGTAACCATCGGAACAACGCTCGGTATACAAGCTTTCGCTGTACTATTTGGATTCGGAGCTATGTATCTGACCTATATTATCGCTAAGAGACGCGGGCGTGTTACCGTGCTTATGCTCGTTCTTGCTGGAATTATTACAAGCTCAGTATTCGGCTCAGGTGTTTCGCTTCTAAAGTATTTTGCGGATCCGAGAAATGAGCTTCCTGCGATCACCTTCTGGCTTATGGGTTCACTTGCTAGTGCCTCTAAGGAAACCATCCTTCGAACTTTGCCTAGTATATTGATTTCGCTGTTCTTTCTCCACAAGTACAGATGGCAACTAAATCTGCTTTCATTAGATGAAGATGAAGCGATTTCCTTGGGTGTCAATGTTAAAAAAATGCGTGTCATTATTATTTTCTTCACCACGGTCATCGTGGCGGCGGCTGTGTCTATAGCGGGTGTTATTAGTTTTGTTGGACTTATCGTGCCTCATTTTACACGGATGATCGTCGGAACGGACAATAAGCATCTAGTGCCGGCTACTATGATTATGGGCGCCATATTCATGCTCATTACAGATACACTTGCAAGATCCTTAACAAGTTCCGAAATTCCACTGTCGATATTGAGTTCGCTGCTTGGTGTACCATTCTTTATCTATCTGCTTAGGAGAACAGGGGGAGTGCTCGATGATTAG
- a CDS encoding ABC transporter ATP-binding protein: MIRVDHLNFQYPNSRREIFKNLSFHVKKGETLAILGANGIGKTTFLKCLLGFLEYKSGNIFINDESVKQMSASKFWKQVAYVPQSKRAAFGFTGLEMTVMGLSPHVRIGKLPTKDDYERAYEQLTKLGIEHLSERNCNNMSGGELQMVLIARALIKKPQILIMDEPESHLDMRNQLKVLNIVEELNAQGEYSIIINTHFPQHAFRIAQSTLLLGKDGYVFDKTEDVVNTANLRHYFGINSEILSFELADKSYSTILPIDLQTVEEVLR; encoded by the coding sequence ATGATTAGAGTAGATCATCTTAATTTTCAGTACCCCAATTCTCGCAGAGAGATATTCAAGAATTTATCCTTTCATGTAAAGAAGGGTGAAACTTTAGCTATTCTAGGAGCAAACGGGATCGGGAAGACAACCTTTCTCAAATGCTTATTGGGCTTCTTAGAATATAAATCAGGCAATATCTTTATCAATGATGAATCGGTTAAACAGATGTCTGCCAGTAAGTTTTGGAAACAAGTCGCCTACGTTCCTCAGTCGAAGAGAGCTGCGTTCGGATTTACAGGTCTTGAAATGACCGTAATGGGCTTATCTCCTCATGTGAGAATAGGCAAGCTTCCTACCAAAGACGATTATGAGAGAGCGTATGAGCAATTAACAAAGCTGGGAATTGAGCATCTTAGTGAACGAAATTGCAATAACATGAGCGGCGGTGAGCTGCAGATGGTGTTGATTGCAAGAGCGCTCATCAAGAAGCCACAAATCCTGATCATGGACGAGCCTGAATCCCATCTGGATATGAGAAATCAGCTTAAAGTATTGAATATTGTCGAAGAGTTAAATGCACAAGGGGAATACTCGATCATTATCAATACTCATTTCCCTCAGCATGCCTTTCGTATCGCACAATCAACGCTGCTCCTTGGAAAAGACGGGTATGTCTTCGATAAAACGGAAGATGTCGTGAACACAGCAAACCTAAGACATTATTTTGGCATCAATTCCGAAATTCTATCGTTTGAGCTGGCGGATAAATCCTATTCAACCATATTACCCATCGATCTACAAACTGTTGAAGAGGTACTAAGATGA